The segment TATGCGGGCAGAAATATGAAACTGATGACGATTCGTCCCAGCAGATATCCTATCGTCACCTGCAGAAAGTTCAGGTTGCCAAGATACGCAAGGCCGGGAATGCTGATGAACGTGAGCGTGCTTGTTTCTGCCGCAACGATGGAGAAACAGACAACCCACCAGGGTATCGCATCTCTGCCGAGGAAATAGTCGCGTGTTGAGGCTTGTTTCCCTCCCCGCACAATTCCCAGCACGGCAATACCGATCAGATAGAGTACGAGGATAACGTAATCGAGCGTTTGGAAGCCCACGGGAGACTCCTTGCTGGTACGATGGAAATTCGATTGCCGTTGAAGCGATCGTTGCGGACAAATTTCCGGGAGCTACGTCAGGCCCGGAGCGCCTTCGCTACCGTGTCATGGATGCGGAAAGCTCGGTCAAGGCGGGAAATGCGAATGAGTGCAAGTACTTTCTTCTGGAGCCCGGCGAGTTTTACAACTCCTCCGTTCTCCCTCATCTTGCGTTCGGCGATGAGCAGGGCGCTCAGACCGCTACTGTCGCAGAACTCCACATCGCTCAGGTCAATGACAAGGTTCTTCGTCTGGCGATTGCAGAGGACAAGGAACTCTCCCTTCAGTTCAGGGGAAACACTCGCATCAAGCTTGCGTTCCTTGATCTTCAGAATCGTCGCTTCACCATTCTTCTTCACTTCAAATTGCATGACTTCCTCCTCTTGCCACCGCGTGCCCCTGACCGACCCTCGTTGCAGCAGTCCGATCCGGCTAGAACATTTCAATGCACTTCAACAGCTGAGAGTATACTTGAGTGAGATTGTTCGAAGGCCCAGTCTGAACCTGGAAGTTATAGAACTTGTCGGCGTCCTGCTTGACAAATCCGATGCGCAGCGGCGCTTGCGAGGCGCGACACAGAAATGAGCTTGGCAGTGCGAAGCGGATATTCAGGTCTAACGCCAGATCGAATGTACTCTTTTTCATCTTTCGAAGCAAATCAGAGCGCGGCACGTACCACGCATTGAGTTCTTCAGCGCTGAATGTGAGAACGTTGAACCCGCGCAGGTCCGGCAGATACGGAACGATGTCCTTGCGCGCGACGAGCATGACCTTGCTCGTGTGAAATCGCTGGCCAAGAAACTTCAAGACTCCCTCGATGACCGCGGCCTCGGTGGAGAGTTCGGGCAGAAAGACGATAGGTCTGCGCGCCTCGGAGATCGCTTCGGTGAACCGGACAATCGGATCCCGCACCGTGCGAAAATGAAACCGCGCGTACGATGTTCCAATCTGTAGTCGTAGTTTTTCTAACATAGCGTTCTGCCGTGCTGATCTGCCACGCCCCACTCACACGATGCCGACCGGATGCGAAGCGCAATGCCAACACACGGTTGTTGTACAGTCGCCTTTCGCTCTTAGCTGTTCACGAACCTGATAAATTCTTCCTCTCCGATGGTCTGAATCCCTAACTTCGTCGCCTTGTCCAGTTTCGACCCGGCGTCCGCCCCCACGACAACGTAATCGGTCTTGCTGCTCACGCTCGCCGCCACGTGTCCTCCCGCATCTTGAATCATCTGCTTCGCCTGTTCACGCGTGAACGACAACAGTGTGCCGGTCAAGACCACCGTCTTTCCCGTCAGCGCAGATTGTTTCACACCGCGTCGCCGCTTCTCTTCGAACTGGAGTCCCGCTTTCTTGAGCCGATCAATGATCTTCGCGTTGTGCGCGTCTTCCACAAACCTGCGAACGCTCTCTGCGATGCGGGGTCCAACACCTTGAACCCCCTGCAGCTCCTCGAACGAGGCCTGCATCAAGGCATCCATCGATTGGAACCGGTGGACAATAAGCTGCGCCACGCTCGTTCCCACGTGGCGGATGCCGAGCGCGAAGAGAACCCGGGCAAACGGCCGCTGCTTGCTTTCGTCAATCGCCTTCAGAAGATTGTCGACGCTCTTTTTGCCCCATCGCTCGAGTTTTTCGAGTTCACCTCTTCTTCGTTGAAGTTCGTACACATCGGCATAGTTGTGAACGTATTCAAGGCTCACAAGCTGATCGACGATTGCCTCGCCTAACCCTTCAATGTCCATCGCGCCGCGATGGGCAAAATGTTCAATACGCGCCCTGATTTGGGCCGGACACTCGCTGTTTTCGCAGTAGTAGTTTGCCTCCCCTTCCGGCCTTGCTATGGGCGAGCCGCATGCAGGACACCTGGCAGGCATGGAGAATGGCTTTGTCCCCCGGCGGCGTTTCTCTTTGACGACAGAGCTCACCTTGGGAATGACATCTCCCCCCTTCTCGACAACAACAGTGTCGCCGGGCCGGATGTCGAGTTCCCTGATATAGTCTTCGTTATGCAGCGTTGCTCTTGAGACCGTGGAACCGCCGACAAACACCGGTTCCAATTCCGCAACGGGGGTGATTGTTCCAATCCTCCCGACCTGCAGAGTGATGTCGCTCAGAATAGTCGTACCCTGACGGGCGGCAAATTTGAACGCGATCGCCCAACGCGGGCTCTTCGCGATCATCCCCAACTGCTCCTGCTGTTTCAGCGAATCAACCTTCACCACAACCCCATCGATGTCGTACGGGAGGCTGTCTCTGCGATTTTCCCACTCCTTCCAGAATCCGATGACTCCCTCGATGTTCGTGCTCACGCGAGTGTGTTCACTCGTCGGAAATCCAAACTCATGCAGTACTTTGAGGTTGTCGTAATGGCTCGAGAGGGAAGCCGCTTCACTCCTGATGAAGTAGGAGACAAAATTCAGCGGGCGACGCGCCACAGTTTTCGGATCTTGAAGTTTCAGCGTGCCTGCGGCTGAATTCCGGGGATTGATGAATGTTTTTTCCCCCGCCAGCTCCCGGTCCTCATTCATCTTCCGGAAATCTTCGCGCTTCATATAGACTTCGCCGCGGACCTCAAACTCGCTCAACCCCTTCTTCTTCCCCATCAACCGCAGAGGTATCGATCGAATCGTCCTCAGATTTTGCGTGATGTCGTCCCCCCGTGTGCCGTCACCCCGCGTCGCACCGAGCACAAACACGTCTTCGATGTAGCGGAGACTCACCGCCACGCCGTCGAATTTCAACTCACACACATATCGTAATGGTTCGTTTCCCAGCAATGTGCGCACACGGCGGTCATAGTCCCTCACTTCTTCTTCGCTGTAGGTATTTGAGAGGGAAAGCATCGGCACATCATGCGTGACCGTCCGGAATTCCTTCGTGGGCTGCCCGCCGACGCGCTGCGTCGGGGAATCCGAAGCCGTAAGCTCGGGGTGCGCGGCCTCGAGATCCAAGAGCTCCCGCATGAGCTGGTCGTACTCTCCGTCTGATATCGCAGGCTGAGCCAGCACGTAGTACCGATAATCGTGCTCCCGCAGACGTGAGCGGAGTACTTCCATGCGCTTGACTATGCTCGTACTGACAGCCATGTAATCAATTGCGTTATTGAATTGGCTGGATTCCGGACTGGGTGATGAGGACATTTCTGGCAACTGCGCCGCGCTTGCCAAGAGCTCCGAGATTCGAGCCATTGAGCCGGAAGGTTGCCGCACCTGCATTCCCCATCGAAACTGAAAACTGCTCCTTTGCAGCCCATGAGCGTATTCGACCCGGGGCAAAGAGATACTGGCCGCGTTTTACATTGTCGATCACAATTGCGACCCACACAGAATCTTTGGTGGTAATCTCCAGTCGCAGACTATCGGCTGACGGTCGGACTATCGGCGTCTGCGGAGTTGGTTGGGGAGGCAGCTGCTGAGAGGTCTGCGGAGATGTTTGCGGCGGTGTCTGCTGAGGCGTCTGCTGAGGCGTCTGCTGGGGCTGGGCGGCTGCCGCCTCTGTCTCGTGCACCGCTTTGTCAAATGGAATTCCTGAAAGGGGTTCCTGCGTCGGGACGGCGGATTCCCGGTTCGCGTAGAAGACCACCGCCGCCACAGCCAGAAGGATAACCACCGCTGTAACGATTGACGACGGGGATACTCTTGGAGACCGTATGATTTCGGTAGAAGTTTGCTCTGCGCGCAGCACGTGCGGCTTCGTGCGGTTCACCCATTCTTCAGCTGCGGCGCGAATTTCCTGATTGACCGAGTCGTAACGCCTGAGCACCTCGTCGCCGTTGAGTTCGATGGTGCCTGCGTAGGCACGGAGAAACGCACGAATATACGCCTGCGGGAGAACGGAGAACTTCCCCGACTCGATCGCCTGGAGCATCTTTTCGCTGATGCGCGTCGCTTGGGAGATCGATGCGAGCGAAACCTGTTTCCTCTCGCGCTGACTCCGCAGTTCTTCTCCAAACGTCTCGAGATTCATACTCTGTCTGTATCAGATAGTTGATGCGACATTGAGGCGGGGGCACTGTTGCTCGAAAATGGTAGCGATTATTTGACCGATTTGCAATGACAACACTGCGGGTATCGGTGTCGTGTCTTTCCGATCCTTCGCGCCACGGCACTACGGACCATCCTGTCTTCCGTCAAACACCTCACGTAACACTTTCGACAGCTCTTCCATTTGATAAGGCTTCTGAAGAAATCCGTCCACCAGGTTTTCAATCATCACAGGGTCAAGGCTCTCGTTGCTGTACCCTGTCGAAATGATGATGCGCATCTCTGGTCTGATTTTCTTGAGCTTTTCGAACGTTTCCTTCCCGCTCATCGTCGGCATGTTCATGTCGAGAATCACGGCATCGATCTTCGATTTCTTTGCGGCATGCTTGATGGCATCCTGGCCGCTCTCGACGGCCGTCACTGTATAACCGAGGTGGTCGAGCATGCGGCCGATGAGTTCTCTGACATGCTCTTCGTCATCCACCACAAGAATACGTTCGTGCCCTTGCACGAGCTTCGGCTGTTTGAGCGAGCGGTGGAACTTCTCCCTGTCTGCCAACAGGGGGAAAAACATCGAAAACTGTGTTCCGCTGCCGGGCTCGCTCTGGGCTGTAATGAACCCGCCATGGGAATTGACCACTCCGTAGACCACGGAAAGCCCCAGCCCGGTACCTTTTTCCTTCGTCGTAAAAAATGGCTCAAAGATCCTCTGCTGGACTTCCTGGCTCATCCCCACGCCGTTGTCGCGGATGACAATCGAGGCAAACTCACCGACCCGCGGCTCTCCAAAGACGCTCGCGTGGCGCACGTCCGGATTGACCTCTTGTGTACTGATGGTGACCGAGCCGCCGTTTGGCATGGCATCACGGGCATTGATCAACAGGTTGAGGAGCGCTTGTTGAATTTGTCCGTCGTCGCCCTTGATGATCGGCATGTCCTTCGAGAGATCCTTGATGATGACGATGCTCTTGTCGATACTCCGTTCGAAGAGCCGAAGTGTTTCCTCGACGATATCGTTGAGGATAATGGGTCGGAATTGCGGAGTGCTCTTCCGCGCGAACGTCAGAAGCTGCCGCGTGAGTCCGGCCCCGCGTTTGGCTGCAGTCTCAATGATATCCGCGAAATGATACCATGCGTTGCTCTTGCGCATCTTCCGTTTCATGATCGCGGTAGAGCCCAGTATCGACGTGAGGATGTTGTTGAAATCATGCGCAATACCCCCCGCGAGATTGCCGATGCTGTCGATGCGCTGGGCGTGCAGAATCTTCGACTCGAGCTTTTTCTTTTCGGTGATATCCCGCGCAACGACGCGCATGAACGCCGGTTTCCGCGATTCGTCATAGACGATCGAAGTACTGATGCTTACATCCACAATCTCGCCGGACTTTCCGACAAATTGTTCCTCCAGGCCGGAAACTTCGAGCCGCTTTTCAAACACATCGTTCAGAAGATTCTTCGCCGCAAGATGGTACTGAAGCGGGTACAGTATCAGGGCGGAAAACCCGATCAGGTCCTCTTTCTGGTACCCGAGCCGGTCCACTTCCGTCTGGTTGCAGCTGACGATAATACCTTCACGCGTGAGAATGTGCGACATGTCAGGCGAGTGTTCGAAGAGATCCATATACCGTTCTTCGGACTTCCTCAGCTGCTCAAACAACGTCGCATTCTCGAGGGCGACGCCGATCTGGTTCGAAAAAGCCCCCATCAGCCCCAGTTGCTTTCCCGTCATCTCGCTCCGTTCCTGGCTGGCGACGACGATGACGCCCGCGAACCGGTCTTTTGCTGTGATGGGAACCGATGCCCAGGATGCAAGCGCGCCGAATTTCCAGTTCGCCCCGGCCGCACCGCGCGGTTTTCTGCCGGTGGCCGGCGCTCGCGCCCAGACGATCGAAGTTCCATCCGCTTCGATGTCCGGCGTGATAACGAGCGAGGGGGCCGGCCGCGTCCCATCGAAGGCCCTGAGGACGAGCTTTCCCCCCTCCACATGATAGATCCACCCAAAGTCCACTTCCAGAAGCCGCCGAACTTCCCTGATCGCCTCCTGCAAAAGCAGGCTGATCTCGACGGAATGGTTGACCGCTTCGGCAATCGTGTTGAGCGCAAGGAGTTCACGTTTCTGCTCCTCAAGCTGCTGGCCGTACTTGAGGGTGAAAAAAACGTTGATGAAACCAAACACGCCCGTAGCGATGATGCTTCCGATCAGCAGCCAGTCGATCGTTTTGCCGACTGTAAACAGACGGATGCTGACAATGGTGGCCATCGTCGCGACCACGACCATCGAGGAAACCACCTGGGCCTGCTCAACGGGCCCAAGGGACGTGCGGAATTTTAAGATCTTAAAAATTTTTATCATGAGAGGGATTGGAATGCCGCGGAAAAAGTACCAACAGAGTCCTTCAATAGCAAGTGAGACACGGCGGCGTGCACCCGGCCGGTGATGTTAGTGCGGGAGGTACTGCTTGAGAACGCTGAACAAATCGCCCTCGTCGTACGGCTTGAGGAGACAGGCCGTTGCGCCGAGTTCGCGGGCGACTTTCTTCGCATGGTAGTCATCGATTGCGGAGAAGAACACGACAGGGGTTGAAGAATTCTTCGGGAGGTGCTTGATCTTGTCGAGAAGATCGAAACCATTCATGTCAGGCATGCGCAGATCGCTGACGATCAAGTCGGGCCGGTATTTCGCCAGAAGAACGAGCGCTTCGGCTGCACTCTGCACGGCCTTCACCTGGTATCCTTCTTTCCGCAGTATGTGACTGACGCTCTTCAACCACGACGGCTCGTCATCGACAACCAGGATCTGTTTCTTCTTACTCGCCATGTCTCTCACCATTCCTCAGATGCACCCAATGTACACACTGCCTGTGCCGAAAGCAAATTGATCTCTCCCCGGGCGGAAAACCGACCCTCACGCAGTTCTCAACGCCCGTGCTTTGAATATGATTCCCGATTTCCCTACCTTGTGACGCCGCGCAACCACATCGACAACAAGGAGTCGCCATGAATCAGGACCGAAGAGGGTTTTTGAAGACATCATCGATGCTCGCAGGCGCATCGCTCCTCGCACCGATCTCGGAAGTCTCTGGCGGACAGGCCTCTGTCCCGCAACAGAAGAACGCTCGTATGAAACTCCGATATCGCCCCTACACTCTGGAACTGCGACACGTGTTCACCATCGCGACGAGTTCCCGCACGACCACGCCGGTGATGCTCACCGAGATAGAGTACGACGGCATCGTCGGATACGGGGAGGCTTCCATGCCCCCGTACCTGGGTGAATCACAGGAAGGGGCCGGAGCGTTTCTCTCGAGGATCAACCTCGAGAAATACGACAACCCGTTCGAGATGGAAACCATACTGAACGACATCGATGCAATTTCCACGGGAAACACGGCCGCGAAAGCGTCGGTCGATATCGCGCTGCACGATTTGGTGGGAAAGCTGATGAACCAGCCGTGGTACAACGTCTGGGGGTTCAAGAAGAACGCGACCCCCTACACATCGTTCACCATCGGCATCGACAAAGAGGATGTGGTACGGCAGAAGACGAAAGAGGCTGCGGAGTACAAGGTTCTCAAGGTGAAACTCGGGCGCGAAACGGACAAGATGATGATCGAGACCATTCGCTCTGTCACCGACAAACCGATCACCGTCGATGTCAACCAGGGGTGGAAGGACCGCTCTTTCGCCCTGGACATGATTCACTGGTTGAAGGGAAAAGGGGTCGTCTTCGTCGAACAGCCAATGCCGAAAGAGCAGATCGAAGATATGGCATGGCTGACGGAACGAAGTCCGCTCCCGACATTCGGCGACGAAGCGGTGCAGCGCCTGGCAGATGTCAAAAAAGCCCACGGCGTGTATAACGGCGTCAACATCAAGCTGATGAAGTGCACGGGGATGCGCGAAGCGCACAAAATGATCATGCTTGCGCGTGCTCTCGATATGAAAGTCATGATGGGATGTATGACCGAAACATCGTGCGCAATTTCGGCCGCCTCACAATTGTCACCGATGGTCGATTACGCTGATCTCGACGGCGCGCTCCTCATCAGCAACGATGTGTTCGACGGAACCAGGGTCATCGACGGAAGGGTGACACTGACAGACCGGCCGGGCATCGGGGTGAAGCAGCTGAAGTGAAGGAACTGACATTTGGACGGGCAGCTTCGAAAGCACGAAATGAAGTTGCAGCGAGCGCTTTGGGTCTTCTCATTCTAGATTTCGTATTTGAGGATTCCTTCGGATTTCATGTTTAGGATTTCGAATTTCCTCCCTCCTACTTCTTCGGCACCTCAGGGATCTGGGATGTCCCGACGTATCTCCTGGCACGAACGAAGCTCTTGCGGAGCGACTCGCTGTAGTTGAGGGCGGCCGGGTTGAAGCTGTTGAACTTCACCCATGACCCGCCGGGCGTGTGTATGAACTCCTGCTTCTCCAGAAAGATGGCGACGTGGCTGATCCGCTCCGGTTTGTCTGCCGCCCCTTTCCTGCCAAAGAACAGCAAATCCCCCTTCTTCAGGTTTTCAAAATTCTCGCCCGGCTTGACCTCGTCTCCTGCGCCCGCCTGCTGATCTGCATCGCGATACAGCTCGAGTCCGTTCAAACGATACACGGTTTTCGTGAATCCGGAACAATCCATGCCTTTCGTCGAGGTGCCCCCCCAGAGGTACGGGATTCCGATGAACATTTTCGCTGTCTTTTCGACGTTCTCAGCGCTGAGTTTACGTGATTTCTTCCAGCTCTTGAAATCCTCCACATTCGATTTCTCGATGTACCCTTTGCGGCCGTCAGGCAGTTCCACCTTATCCCATTTCCCTGAAGCGCCAACGCGCTTCATCAACACGCCGGCAACAGCATCACTCACAGGCACAGAGGCCGGATCCGGTTTCTCGCGCACCATCGTGAAGTACGTTGTGACGATCACCTTCTGAGCGGCATTCCATTCTTCCACGCCGGCAGCAGTCGTCACTTTCATCGCGGCTTCTTCCAGCCAGCCGATGTAATGATCCGGCATTTGAACGGAATAGTGCCCTCCCTGCTTCTTCAGGAGCTTCACTGCCGTTCCCATCAACACCTGTGTGGCAAGTTCAGCGGAGTGCCGCGGATGAGTACGGACATTGCCCACACTCGCCGCGACGATGCCGAATCGCTTCTCGCCGAGCTGCTGATCGGGCAGAACCTTGATGCTGTCAATCACCTGACCTCCCAGAATCGTGTGAAGAGTTGAGAGTGCGTCCTCTTTCGCTTTCTGATCATCCACTTCCCCGCGCGCGATCGCGAGGCTCCCCTGCTGGGCATAGGTAACGTCAAAGACCGCGACGCGTTTATCGGGAGCGTAGCGAGCCCTGAGCGAATCAAGCGCAACCGAAGCCGGTGTGTCAACTTTTTGTGTTTGTGCGCTTGCGGTCAGTGCGCAGAGAACAAGGACGAGAGCGATGCGGATGAGAATGGTCTTTTTCATGAGTCGTTTCAAGAAATGAATCCAAGAGTGGTCCTGCATGCAGAGCAGGGTTTGCGAACGGGGAAATATACATCGAATCGCGGATGCTTTCAATCGTCCAGTTTCGAACTCTTCTTCTTTCCCATGAGTGACAAGTCCCGCATTCTTTTTTCAGCCAGTTTCGCGTACCGGGCGCTTTTCTCATACGCGACAAAATGCCGTTTGGCCTGGAGCGCTGCGATGCATGTCGATCCGCTTCCTGCAAACGGATCGAGCACGATGTCTCCTTCGAAACTGTACAGCTGGATGAGCCTGCGGGGCAGCTCGATGGGGAACGGGGCAGGATGACCAACGCGGCGGGCGGACTCGGACGGAAACGTCCAGATGCTCTTCGTGTACTCCAGGAACTCATCTCGCTCAATGGTGCTCTTCTTCCCGGTTCCGTTGCGCGCGTAGCTGTTCTTCGAAAAGATCAGGATGTATTCATGAACATCGCGAAGAGTGGGATTCGTTGCTGATTTCCAGCTTCCCCACGCTGTGGAGGGACCTGCGCTCCCCCCTTTGTTCCAGATAATCTCCCCCCGCATCGAGTACCCAAGCGCAATCACGTCTTCCGCGAGAAACGCGTGTATGGGTATGTACGGCTTTCGCCCGATATTGGCCACGTTGATGCATGCTCGCCCGCCATCGACGAGTGCGCGGTGAGTCTCTTTGAGCACGCGGCGGAGTAAGTCGCGATATTCGTCCAGCGTCAGGTCCTCATCATACTCTTTCGAAACGTTATACGGGGGTGACGTGATCATCAGATGGACGGAATTGTCGGGAAGTTCATCCATGCGTTCGCTGCTTTTGCGGAACACGCGGTCCAGGACATCGCCGCGAGGCGGTTGTTCCTCAGCGGGGCCGGCAACCGCATCGGCGGAAACCGGATAGAGACGGGTGTTGTAGAAGCGGGAAGAATCGTGACTGATGCGGCCTGAGGTACCGAACGATGAGGTTGCTGTTTTCCTGCGGGATGGCTTCTTCACAAGCGCACTGAGAAAGAGTGAATACAACGGTTATGTGCGCCGGAAATCTACACCATATACTATGGAACAGCAAGCTTTTTCTGAAGCCAGTCGGAGAGATCGGAGATACTCTGTTCGCTGATCGTGTGAGGAATGGGATATTCTCTGTAGGTGAGATCCGCCCGGGTTCGCGCGAGCAGATCGTGTGCGCGCCGCCCATACTGGACGGGGATCACGGTGTCATCAACACCATGCGCCACGAAGCACGAGAGTCCCTCGAGCCGATCCCACGCGAACTTGAGAGATGTGTTTTCCGGAACGTAGCCGCTGTGAGCGACGATGCCGCGCACCAACCCGGGCTTCGTCAGCGAGAGCGCGAAGGACATGATGCTCCCCATGCTGAATCCAAGCAGGAACACACGCAGCGGGTCGACCGGATAGTGCTGCTTGACATCGGCGACAAATTGAACCAGCCGGTCGTAGCTTTCTTCGAACTGCTGAGGCTGCGGCGTGCCGATATCCTCCATGTCGTACCACGTGTAACCGCCGAAACCCTGTTCGAACGGGAATGGAGCGCGGGCGCTCACGATGAAGAAACGCGGATCGAGAGAGTCAGCCAGTCCAAGAAGGTCGTCTTCATTCGTGCCCCGGCCGTGGAGCAGAATCAGGGCAGGATGATTCCCTGCCCCAGCCCACTCCGGCTCTCGGATCTTGTGAATAAGCGAAGATGAAATTGGTGACTGTGTCATGGTGTGTGGTGATCCCAAAGCAGCCTGGAAACAAGAAAGCAACGTCAGTTCTTTTTCGCGCCCTGATCGATCCATTGCCGCAGGATCTCGACCTGCTCCGGCGTGGGGGTCGGTTTCCTGCGCGGCGGCATCATCTTGCCAAATGGCGGTTCAGATGCCATTTTCTGCAGCAGCAGGCTTTCTTTGGAATTCCCCGGCTTCACCGCCGCGCCGTGCTTGCCCCCCTTCATCAATGATTCGTAGGAATCCATGAAGAGCTGACTTGGATGATCCTCATCTGCATTGTGGCAGGTCGCACAGAATTTATCAAGAATCGGCGTCACGGCCTTTGAGTACGAAATATCCTTCGGAGATTTCGATGAGCTGCTATCCTGAGCGAACGCACTGAACGTGAATGCGAGAGCTGCAGTGGTTAGAAAGAGCGGGAGAATGCGTAGTCGCTTCACGTGTCCTCTTGCAAGTAGTGTTGAGTTCAATTGTCTTTTGCTCCCTGATTGATCCAGGATTTGATTGTCTGAAGCGTGCTGTCGGGAAGAAATGGACCTCCCTGCGGCATTCGATCTCCGAACGGAGAAGCCGCAGAGAGCTTCCGCACCAGAATACTTGTGTCCGCTTTTCCCGGAACGACTGCCGGACCGTGGTCGCCACCCCGCACCAGCTGCGCGACAGTCGCGACAAACAGGCCGCCGCTGCCACCGTGACATCCATAGCACCCGTAGCGCTGGAATATCGGCGAGACCTGATTGGCGAACGAGACAGTCTGACCTTGTTGCAGAGGCGGATTTGTCGTCGACGGATCAGGCGCCACAGAGGAGCTTCCGATATCGGCGCATCCCGCCAACACGATGGTCGTCAATACTACCGCTGCTGCAAGCGCAAACGAAAAACGCGGATTGTGTCCCCAGTGTGTAGTCACGTGCACCTTTTTCTTGTCATGATAGTTCAATTTTCTTCTGCTTTCCAGCACAACGCCGCCTCGGCACTTCTGCTGCCAGAAGGCGCC is part of the Ignavibacteriales bacterium genome and harbors:
- a CDS encoding alpha/beta fold hydrolase, whose protein sequence is MTQSPISSSLIHKIREPEWAGAGNHPALILLHGRGTNEDDLLGLADSLDPRFFIVSARAPFPFEQGFGGYTWYDMEDIGTPQPQQFEESYDRLVQFVADVKQHYPVDPLRVFLLGFSMGSIMSFALSLTKPGLVRGIVAHSGYVPENTSLKFAWDRLEGLSCFVAHGVDDTVIPVQYGRRAHDLLARTRADLTYREYPIPHTISEQSISDLSDWLQKKLAVP